In Brachypodium distachyon strain Bd21 chromosome 2, Brachypodium_distachyon_v3.0, whole genome shotgun sequence, one genomic interval encodes:
- the LOC106866057 gene encoding inner centromere protein translates to MYTKSQGVFFGIGPSPADLRIPGGQKLKSTKLQLAEEETKQAWRANEALKEQVDDIQHGTQLRIDALTEELSQLKNLIVGNLTSQVIPAERADSVGESVAVEEHIVYNVKQEEQIQRDMMEAQEVFEKKKHDLLKRKKEAAIREQKEADQLQQKKKQELECLEKKEAALKQNKEAAALRQKKKQELELLENRESALKQNKAAADLQQKKNHELEPSKNKEAAVKQNKAAAAHQQKKKNPTQGKDVILYNGYQNHATPVAKATVLSTDRKKVDVDIMWFRDPFERMSVAAHILDDVYMYILHVSFALLGMMKLPVIE, encoded by the exons ATGTACACAAAGTCCCAAGGAGTGTTCTTCGGTATAGGCCCGAGTCCTGCAGATCTTCGCATACCTGGAGGTCAAAAGCTTAAATCTACCAAGCTGCAATTGGCCGAGGAAGAGACCAAACAAGCTTGGCGTGCTAATGAAGCTCTAAAGGAGCAAGTTGATGATATTCAACACGGTACACAGCTTCGGATTGATGCCCTTACGGAAGAACTTAGCCAACTCAAGAATTTGATTGTTGGAAATCTTACTTCACAG GTTATTCCAGCTGAACGTGCTGATAGTGTTGGTGAGTCTGTTGCTGTGGAAGAACACATTGTTTACAATGTTAAACAAGAGGAACAGATCCAGCGAGACATGATGGAAGCACAGGAAGTAtttgaaaagaagaaacatgatcttttgaagagaaagaaagaagcagCCATTCGTGAGCAGAAGGAAGCCGATCAACTCCagcagaaaaagaagcagGAACTAGAGTGtttggagaagaaagaggCTGCATTGAAGCAGAACAAGGAAGCAGCAGCCCTTCGGCAGAAAAAGAAGCAGGAATTAGAGCTATTAGAGAATAGAGAATCCGCATTGAAGCAGAACAAGGCAGCAGCAGACCTCCAACAGAAAAAGAACCACGAATTAGAGCCATCCAAGAATAAAGAAGCCGCAGTGAAGCAGAacaaggcagcagcagcccaccagcagaaaaagaagaacccAACT CAAGGAAAAGATGTGATATTGTACAATGGTTATCAAAACCATGCTACTCCTGTTGCAAAAGCTACGGTTCTATCAACTGATAGAAAGAAAGTG GACGTGGACATCATGTGGTTCCGCGACCCGTTCGAGCGGATGTCAGTGGCGGCGCACATTCTGGATGATGTCTACATGT ATATACTACATGTGTCTTTTGCACTTCTGGGTATGATGAAGCTACCTGTGATCGAGTGA